Proteins from a genomic interval of Physeter macrocephalus isolate SW-GA chromosome 21, ASM283717v5, whole genome shotgun sequence:
- the LOC102988460 gene encoding LOW QUALITY PROTEIN: WW domain-binding protein 11-like (The sequence of the model RefSeq protein was modified relative to this genomic sequence to represent the inferred CDS: inserted 1 base in 1 codon; deleted 1 base in 1 codon), whose translation MGRRSTSSTKSGKFMNPTDQARKEARKRELKRNKKQRMMVRAAVLKMKDPKQIIWDMEKLDEMEFNPVQQPQLNEKVLKDKRKKLHETFERILRLYEKENPDIYKELRKLEVEYEQKRAQLSQYFDAVKNAQHVEVESIPLPDMPHAPSNILIQDIPLPGAQPPSILKKTSAYRPPTRAVSILPLLGHSVPRLPPGRKPPGPPPGPPPPQVLQMYGRKVGFALDLPPRRRDEDMLYSLELAQRGHDDDVSSASEDDGYPEDMDQDKHDDSTDDGDTDRSDGESEGDEFVQRDDNGRENNEEKKSGLSVQFADTPGKXKKKKKNMKELTPLQAMMLRMAGQETPEEGREVEEFSEDDDENSDDSEAEKQSRKQHKEESLSDGTSSASSQQQAPPQSVPPSQIQAPPMPGPPPLGPPPAPPLRPPGPPTGLPPGPPPGXXXPPPGRPPGPPPGPPPGLPPGPPPRGPPPRLPPPAPPGIPPPRPGMMRPPLVPPLGPAPPGFFPPAPLPNPGVLSAPPNLIQRPKADDTSAATVEKKATATISAKPQITNPKAEITRFVPTALRVRRENKGATATPQRKSEDDSAVPLAKAAPKSGPSVPVSVQTKDDVYEAFMKEMEGLL comes from the exons ATGGGACGGAGATCTACATCATCCACCAAGAGTGGAAAATTTATGAACCCCACAGACCAAGCCAGAAAAGAAGCTCGGAAGAGAGAattaaagaggaacaaaaaacagCGCATGATGGTACGAGCTGCAGTTTTAAAGATGAAGGATCCCAAACAAATTATCTGGGACATGGAAAAATTGGATGAAATGGAGTTTAACCCAGTGCAACAGCCACAGTTAAATGAGAAAGTGCTGAAAGACAAGCGTAAAAAGCTACATGAAACCTTTGAACGTATTTTACGACTCTATGAGAAAGAGAATCCAGATATTTACAAAGAATTGAGAAAGCTAGAAGTAGAATATGAACAGAAGAGGGCTCAACTTAGCCAATATTTTGATGCTGTCAAGAATGCTCAGCATGTGGAAGTGGAGAGTATTCCTTTGCCAGATATGCCACATGCTCCTTCCAACATCTTGATCCAGGACATTCCACTTCCTGGCGCCCAGCCACCCTCCATCCTTAAGAAGACCTCGGCCTACAGACCTCCAACTCGGGCAGTTTCTATACTTCCTCTTCTTGGACATAGTGTTCCACGTTTGCCCCCTGGCAGGAAACCTCCTGGTCCTCCCCCTGGTCCACCTCCTCCTCAAGTCTTGCAAATGTATGGCCGCAAAGTGGGCTTTGCCCTAGATCTTCCCCCTCGTAGGCGAGATGAAGACATGTTATATAGTCTCGAACTTGCTCAACGGGGTCATGATGATGATGTTTCCAGCGCCAGTGAAGATGACGGCTATCCTGAAGACATGGATCAAGATAAGCATGACGACAGTACTGATGACGGCGACACTGACAGATCAGATGGAGAAAGTGAAGGGGATGAATTTGTGCAGCGTGATGATAATGGGagagaaaacaatgaagaaaagaagtCAGGTCTGAGTGTACAATTTGCAGATACGCCTGGGA tcaagaagaagaagaagaacatgAAGGAGCTGACTCCTCTTCAAGCCATGATGCTTCGAATGGCAGGTCAGGAAACCCCTGAGGAGGGACGAGAAGTAGAGGAATTTTCAGAAGACGATGATGAAAATTCTGACGATTCTGAAGCAGAAAAGCAGTCACGAAAACAGCATAAGGAGGAATCTCTTTCTGATGGCACATCTTCTGCTTCTTCACAGCAGCAGGCTCCTCCACAGTCTGTTCCTCCTTCTCAGATACAAGCACCTCCCATGCCAGGACCACCTCCTCTTGGACCACCACCTGCTCCACCTTTACGGCCACCTGGACCACCTACAGGCCTTCCTCCTGGACCACCTCCAGGNNNNNNNNNNCCACCACCAGGCCGACCCCCTGGCCCTCCCCCCGGTCCACCTCCAGGTCTGCCTCCTGGCCCTCCTCCTCGGGGACCCCCACCCAGGCTACCT CCCCCTGCACCTCCAGGTATCCCTCCACCTCGTCCTGGCATGATGCGCCCACCTTTGGTGCCTCCACTTGGACCTGCCCCACCTGGGTTTTTCCCACCAGCTCCTTTGCCAAACCCGGGAGTTTTAAGTGCTCCACCCAACTTGATTCAGCGACCCAAGGCGGATGATACAAGCGCAGCCACCGTTGAAAAGAAAGCCACAGCAACCATCAGTGCCAAGCCACAGATCACTAATCCCAAGGCAGAGATTACTCGATTTGTGCCCACCGCACTGAGGGTACGTCGGGAGAATAAAGGGGCTACTGCTACTCCCCAGAGAAAGTCAGAGGATGATTCTGCTGTGCCTCTTGCCAAAGCAGCCCCCAAATCCGGTCCATCTGTTCCCGTCTCAGTACAAACTAAGGATGATGTTTACGAAGCGTTCATGAAAGAGATGGAAGGGCTGCTGTGA